From a region of the Vibrio ostreae genome:
- a CDS encoding mechanosensitive ion channel family protein produces MDYIALLQDYYQWWITIVALLIYPKIAKVLLRLFESTVSDRHDVHRIKRARWLIKAAMLITLLLTLMMMWGIELRGLLVVGSSLFALLGVGLFASWSLLSNVTSFLALFIQNHCRIGLWVRVVDGANHVEGRIVDMTFLNVVLDTVDGNRILYPNNLFIVRPVIVLSKAPEKALKKADKKQLPNGVKR; encoded by the coding sequence ATGGATTACATCGCTTTATTACAAGACTATTACCAATGGTGGATCACCATTGTTGCTCTGCTCATTTACCCTAAAATTGCCAAGGTGCTGCTGCGCCTGTTTGAAAGCACCGTGAGCGATCGTCATGACGTTCATCGCATCAAGCGCGCGCGCTGGCTGATCAAAGCAGCCATGCTGATCACCCTGCTACTGACCTTAATGATGATGTGGGGGATTGAGCTACGCGGCTTGCTGGTGGTGGGCTCGTCTCTGTTTGCCTTATTGGGCGTCGGCCTGTTCGCCAGTTGGTCGCTGCTGAGCAATGTCACCTCGTTCCTGGCGCTGTTTATTCAAAATCATTGCCGGATTGGCCTGTGGGTCCGCGTGGTCGATGGCGCTAACCATGTTGAGGGCCGAATTGTCGATATGACCTTCCTCAATGTCGTACTCGATACCGTTGATGGCAACCGCATCCTTTACCCGAATAATCTGTTTATTGTTCGCCCCGTGATTGTGCTGAGCAAAGCACCGGAAAAAGCGCTCAAGAAAGCAGACAAAAAGCAATTACCGAATGGAGTGAAACGTTGA
- a CDS encoding magnesium transporter: MSEYQDLSQQIQTLAQADDDQHQVALLGEMVENGLDEGSLALILEAFPVDDRVRLWRSLPMEMHIDVLTEMRADVRVSVIKALSEAELKLTLANLDNLSLIEWEDSLPDEIVSEALRLISRDELELYDQANEFEDDEIGHWADRKLFTLPFGISVTRALALIDKYHLESPQYIYLITKARKFRGVVAYSDILQAERSTPIKELKKDELVLINARQSLSDAVEALEHADLPMVPVVSDDDTLVGAVDWQFALSTQRELYEARLMAGTGMDEGDDLFAPVVRSSKRRGVWLGINLLTAILASVTIGLFEDVISQVVALAVLMPIVASMGGIAGSQTLTLMVRAMALNQVTTGNRIALMKNELGIGAINGVVWALIIGGVAGLWFQSPMIGYTISLAIVVNIITAALFGVLIPIILDRLKLDPALAGSVILTTVTDVVGFFAFLGTASLVML; the protein is encoded by the coding sequence TTGAGCGAGTACCAGGATCTGTCACAACAAATTCAAACCCTGGCCCAGGCTGACGACGATCAGCATCAAGTGGCTCTGCTTGGGGAAATGGTCGAAAACGGACTGGATGAAGGCTCACTGGCACTGATTCTGGAAGCGTTTCCGGTCGATGACCGGGTACGTTTATGGCGTAGCCTGCCGATGGAGATGCACATCGATGTGCTGACCGAAATGCGTGCCGACGTGCGGGTTTCTGTTATCAAAGCCCTGTCCGAAGCCGAGCTGAAACTGACTCTGGCCAATCTGGACAACTTATCACTGATCGAATGGGAAGACTCTCTGCCGGATGAGATCGTCTCGGAAGCACTGCGTCTTATCAGCCGTGACGAGCTTGAGTTGTATGATCAGGCCAATGAATTTGAAGATGACGAAATCGGCCACTGGGCAGACAGAAAGCTGTTTACCCTGCCGTTTGGGATCAGCGTAACCCGAGCTCTGGCCCTGATCGATAAATACCATCTGGAATCACCGCAATACATTTATCTGATTACCAAAGCGCGTAAATTCCGTGGAGTGGTGGCCTACAGTGATATTCTGCAAGCCGAGCGCAGCACACCGATCAAAGAGCTGAAAAAGGATGAACTGGTCCTGATCAACGCTCGTCAATCCCTGTCCGATGCCGTCGAAGCGCTGGAGCATGCTGACCTGCCCATGGTGCCGGTGGTCAGTGACGATGATACTCTGGTGGGTGCGGTTGACTGGCAGTTTGCCCTCAGTACGCAACGTGAATTGTACGAAGCGCGCCTGATGGCGGGTACCGGTATGGATGAAGGCGATGACCTGTTTGCTCCGGTCGTGCGCAGTTCCAAACGCCGTGGTGTCTGGCTCGGTATCAACCTGCTGACCGCTATTCTGGCCTCGGTCACAATTGGCCTGTTTGAAGATGTCATTTCCCAGGTCGTAGCCCTGGCAGTGTTAATGCCGATTGTCGCATCAATGGGCGGTATCGCCGGCAGTCAGACCCTGACTCTGATGGTACGAGCCATGGCACTCAATCAGGTCACGACAGGTAACCGCATTGCACTGATGAAAAACGAACTGGGCATCGGCGCCATTAACGGCGTAGTGTGGGCACTGATCATCGGCGGTGTCGCCGGGCTCTGGTTTCAGTCACCTATGATTGGCTACACCATTTCGCTGGCGATCGTGGTCAATATCATTACCGCGGCACTGTTTGGTGTGCTGATCCCTATTATTCTGGATAGACTGAAGCTCGATCCGGCATTGGCAGGATCGGTGATTCTGACCACAGTCACGGATGTGGTGGGTTTCTTCGCTTTCCTTGGCACCGCCAGCCTGGTGATGCTGTAA
- the proX gene encoding glycine betaine/L-proline ABC transporter substrate-binding protein ProX, with protein MKLAWKTILTTGFVAGTTLAAPAFAKLPGEGITVQPVQSTVAEETFQTLIVNKAMEALGYTVLPTKEVDYNVGYTSISEGDATYLAVNWAPLHKDKYQAAGGDAKFYRKGEYISGAAQGYLIDKKTADKYHITNIEQLKDPKIAKLFDANDDGKADLTGCTPGWGCEGVIEHQMDAFGLRDTVTHNQGNYAAIIADTISRYKKGDSIFYYTWTPYWVSGVLVPGKDVVWLEVPFSALPGDRSDVDTTLPNGKNYGFQMNSMKIVANKQFADNNPAAAKLFEVMKLNINDVSAENMMMSQGHNSEQDIEAHADGWIKAHQKLFNSWIESAKQAAM; from the coding sequence ATGAAGTTAGCATGGAAGACAATACTCACCACAGGATTTGTGGCCGGTACAACACTCGCAGCCCCGGCCTTTGCCAAGTTGCCTGGTGAGGGTATTACAGTGCAACCGGTTCAGTCGACAGTGGCTGAAGAAACGTTCCAGACGCTGATCGTTAATAAAGCGATGGAAGCACTAGGTTACACCGTATTACCAACCAAAGAAGTGGATTACAACGTCGGTTACACCTCGATCAGCGAAGGCGATGCCACCTATCTGGCGGTTAACTGGGCGCCGCTGCACAAAGACAAATATCAGGCAGCCGGCGGTGACGCTAAATTTTATCGTAAAGGCGAGTATATTTCTGGCGCTGCACAAGGGTATCTGATTGATAAAAAAACCGCAGACAAGTACCACATCACCAATATTGAACAGCTCAAAGATCCGAAAATCGCCAAGCTGTTTGACGCCAACGATGATGGCAAAGCGGATTTAACCGGTTGTACTCCGGGCTGGGGCTGTGAAGGTGTAATAGAACATCAGATGGATGCTTTTGGCCTGCGTGACACTGTCACTCACAATCAGGGTAACTATGCCGCAATCATAGCCGATACCATCTCGCGCTATAAAAAAGGCGATTCAATCTTCTACTACACCTGGACTCCGTATTGGGTAAGTGGTGTGCTGGTTCCGGGTAAAGATGTTGTGTGGCTGGAAGTGCCCTTCTCTGCTCTGCCTGGCGATCGCAGCGACGTAGATACCACACTGCCGAATGGCAAAAATTACGGCTTCCAGATGAACTCGATGAAAATCGTCGCCAACAAGCAGTTTGCTGACAACAACCCGGCCGCAGCGAAACTGTTCGAAGTGATGAAACTCAACATCAATGATGTCAGTGCTGAAAACATGATGATGAGTCAGGGTCATAATTCCGAGCAGGATATTGAAGCGCATGCCGATGGCTGGATTAAAGCGCACCAGAAACTGTTCAATTCATGGATTGAAAGCGCTAAACAGGCCGCGATGTAA
- a CDS encoding TRAP transporter large permease, producing MDMLFIALGVLALLFVVLGSGIWVFAGLAVVSFGSLVLFGDMSPQRVGSILSRILFRAGNSWELAAIPLFILMGELIFRSDISDRLFKGLEPWTRLIPGGILHTNVFGCAMFAAVSGSSSATTATIGKITTTELQKRGYDRQLSIGSLAGAGSLGLLIPPSIVMIVYGIQAEVSISKLFMAGILPGILIAMLYSGYLMLRTWMSPELVPQDQSSDITKLQSVGYLAPVLLLIFVVLGAIYTGIATPSEAAAVGVLATLILLVFERQLNVAMLKEALISTVQSSTMVCSIMVSAALLSTAMGYLHLPSELAKWIASIDLTPVLLLCALALFYIILGLFLDGISITVMSLPITLPIIEQAGFDPLWFGVFLVIMVELGQITPPVGFNLFVLQGLTGEKIGRIARASLPFFVLMCLAAAILCAVPQLALWLPSLA from the coding sequence ATGGACATGTTATTTATTGCGCTCGGTGTGCTGGCGCTGCTGTTTGTGGTGCTCGGCAGCGGTATCTGGGTATTCGCCGGTCTGGCGGTCGTGTCATTTGGATCCTTGGTGTTGTTTGGCGATATGTCACCACAGCGGGTCGGCAGTATCCTGAGCCGGATTCTCTTTCGTGCCGGTAACTCCTGGGAATTAGCGGCGATCCCGCTGTTTATTCTGATGGGTGAACTGATTTTCCGCTCGGATATTTCCGATCGTCTGTTTAAAGGCCTGGAGCCCTGGACCCGCTTGATCCCGGGAGGCATTTTGCATACCAATGTGTTTGGTTGTGCCATGTTTGCCGCGGTCAGTGGTTCCAGCTCGGCGACAACAGCCACGATTGGTAAAATCACCACCACCGAGCTGCAAAAGCGTGGCTACGATCGCCAGCTGTCGATCGGCTCTCTGGCCGGTGCCGGTAGCCTGGGATTACTGATCCCGCCTTCGATTGTAATGATCGTGTACGGTATTCAGGCCGAAGTCTCGATCAGTAAGCTGTTTATGGCGGGTATTCTGCCCGGCATTCTGATTGCCATGCTCTATTCCGGTTATCTGATGCTGCGCACCTGGATGTCACCAGAACTAGTGCCGCAGGATCAGAGTAGTGATATTACGAAGCTGCAGAGTGTAGGTTACCTGGCACCGGTACTGCTGCTGATCTTCGTGGTACTGGGGGCGATCTATACTGGGATTGCAACGCCATCGGAGGCTGCTGCGGTCGGCGTACTGGCGACCTTGATTTTGCTGGTCTTCGAGCGCCAGCTCAATGTCGCGATGCTGAAAGAGGCGCTGATTTCGACCGTGCAAAGCTCGACCATGGTGTGCAGTATCATGGTGAGCGCCGCGCTGCTTTCTACTGCGATGGGCTATCTGCATCTGCCGTCTGAACTGGCCAAATGGATTGCCTCCATCGATCTGACACCGGTTTTGCTGCTGTGCGCATTGGCGCTGTTCTACATCATTCTGGGCCTGTTTCTGGACGGGATCTCGATTACGGTGATGAGCCTGCCAATTACGCTGCCAATCATTGAACAGGCCGGTTTTGATCCGCTCTGGTTCGGGGTCTTTCTGGTTATCATGGTCGAGCTGGGCCAGATCACGCCGCCGGTGGGCTTTAACCTGTTTGTATTGCAAGGTTTGACCGGAGAGAAGATCGGCCGTATCGCACGGGCTTCTCTGCCGTTCTTTGTGCTGATGTGTCTGGCGGCGGCTATTCTGTGTGCCGTCCCGCAACTGGCGCTCTGGCTGCCTAGTCTGGCCTGA
- a CDS encoding MarR family winged helix-turn-helix transcriptional regulator translates to MDIHEEVLVAIRQIIRAIDLHSKKLNKDFGLTSPQLLLMRAIKAEPSMTIRQLSGATNMSQATATSILDRLEKRELVKRERDTTDKRKVHAHLTSEGEKILSAAPQMLQDDFVHQFRALDKWEQTLILSSLQRLARMMNAPEITPDALLLTIENEDAEPLKLP, encoded by the coding sequence TTGGATATCCACGAGGAAGTATTAGTCGCGATACGACAAATCATACGCGCTATTGATCTGCACTCCAAAAAACTCAACAAAGACTTTGGACTGACCAGCCCGCAACTGCTGTTGATGAGAGCAATCAAAGCCGAACCGAGCATGACCATACGTCAGTTGTCTGGCGCGACCAACATGAGTCAGGCAACAGCCACCAGCATTCTGGATCGACTGGAAAAACGTGAACTGGTGAAACGGGAACGCGATACCACCGATAAACGTAAGGTGCACGCCCATCTCACGTCAGAAGGAGAGAAGATTCTTTCAGCCGCGCCGCAAATGCTGCAGGATGACTTTGTGCACCAGTTTCGTGCCTTGGACAAATGGGAGCAGACCCTGATTCTTTCTTCGCTGCAGCGTTTAGCACGGATGATGAATGCGCCGGAAATCACTCCCGACGCTTTATTACTCACCATAGAGAATGAAGATGCAGAGCCGCTCAAACTTCCGTAA